One genomic segment of Bradyrhizobium diazoefficiens includes these proteins:
- a CDS encoding phosphoribosylaminoimidazolesuccinocarboxamide synthase codes for MQPIERAAFADPDHWRSMFEDLPLLIEGESKVIRVIDDQSVIVRLKPTLFSYSANRAATVEGTDWLRLRISERLWRMLETEGVPSTIVHVGDDYYISRRVAAPPIEVIVKAAYVGTPKHIYLGLETFSTRHGGYLRPDQRHEPYVRFDWRNPLPHRDECMPDWLADRFIDTDAARRLALRAFKALARALALCEIELLDICFFITAEGDAVFGEVSPDCMRAKHTSNDLDKDLWRKGKDPEIILRQWRAFLDRLKALS; via the coding sequence ATGCAGCCTATCGAACGAGCCGCGTTTGCAGATCCGGACCACTGGCGCTCGATGTTCGAAGATTTGCCTTTGCTGATAGAGGGCGAATCGAAGGTGATCCGCGTTATCGATGATCAAAGCGTCATCGTGCGTTTAAAGCCCACGTTGTTTTCGTACTCCGCAAATCGCGCTGCTACAGTTGAGGGCACCGACTGGTTACGTCTACGCATCAGCGAGCGGCTTTGGCGGATGCTAGAGACTGAGGGTGTGCCTTCCACGATCGTTCACGTTGGTGACGACTATTACATCAGTCGGCGAGTTGCGGCTCCGCCTATCGAGGTCATCGTGAAGGCAGCTTATGTGGGAACACCAAAACATATATACCTCGGGTTGGAGACTTTCTCAACGCGTCATGGCGGATACCTCCGACCCGATCAGCGACACGAGCCCTATGTGCGCTTCGACTGGCGCAACCCACTACCACATCGGGACGAATGCATGCCGGATTGGCTCGCGGACCGCTTCATCGATACGGATGCTGCCAGGCGTTTGGCTTTGCGCGCTTTCAAGGCGCTGGCGAGAGCCTTGGCATTGTGCGAAATTGAACTCCTCGATATTTGCTTTTTTATCACCGCCGAAGGCGATGCGGTATTTGGCGAGGTTTCACCAGACTGCATGCGAGCCAAGCACACGTCAAATGATCTAGATAAGGACCTTTGGCGTAAGGGAAAAGATCCAGAGATTATCCTCCGCCAGTGGCGAGCGTTTCTGGATCGGCTGAAAGCGCTTTCATAG
- a CDS encoding HAD family hydrolase: protein MSNPGAIIFDWGNTLCDYPLRTEAEQIGFLHDFLTDPSSFTDLATVAAPRSIASATLQALNREREDCRVVSFADRLRCALAPDMDDADATVLELRLCNRIFAGGQLMPGAERVITTVHRMGYRTAILSNTPWGTSHRLWRAEVARHTNVSRNCDLVMFCGDCGYRKPSKAAFDACLDFLREAPDKVTMVGDSFRSDVLGARGAGCRAVWFCRDALLPKDKSVAVMTTLDDTITLLGKGA, encoded by the coding sequence ATGAGCAATCCTGGAGCCATCATCTTTGACTGGGGTAACACCCTTTGCGACTATCCGTTACGGACCGAGGCCGAACAGATTGGGTTCTTGCATGATTTCCTCACCGATCCGTCCAGCTTTACAGATTTGGCCACTGTCGCAGCGCCGAGATCCATCGCTAGCGCAACATTGCAGGCGCTGAACAGAGAGCGCGAGGATTGTCGTGTGGTTTCTTTCGCCGACCGGTTGAGATGCGCGTTGGCACCTGACATGGATGACGCGGATGCAACGGTACTCGAGCTGCGTCTCTGCAACAGAATCTTTGCTGGTGGCCAGCTCATGCCAGGAGCGGAGAGAGTCATTACCACGGTTCACCGCATGGGCTACCGGACGGCAATCTTGTCCAATACGCCTTGGGGAACGAGCCATAGGTTGTGGCGAGCCGAGGTCGCTCGGCACACAAATGTCAGCCGCAACTGCGATCTTGTCATGTTCTGCGGCGATTGCGGCTATCGCAAACCCAGCAAAGCCGCCTTTGATGCCTGTTTAGACTTTTTGCGGGAGGCGCCGGACAAGGTCACGATGGTAGGCGACAGCTTTCGCTCCGACGTTCTGGGCGCGCGCGGCGCGGGATGCCGAGCAGTCTGGTTTTGCCGTGATGCCTTGCTGCCAAAAGACAAATCGGTCGCTGTCATGACGACGCTCGATGACACTATTACGCTCTTGGGCAAGGGCGCATAA
- a CDS encoding class I adenylate-forming enzyme family protein, whose product MDLPTLIERNVAFAPDKPAIRFEGTILSYDGFNRRIELVARSLKSQLGVEKGDRVAILSLNRPDYLVLLYACARLGAILVPLNWRLAVTEQLFILSDAGAKVLVLEHAFEPILSILAERLPSTAVVGLDFAPRCGSGWDELLEGGRGDGRNARAGLRCPLLIVYTSGTTGRPKGAVLRQEALLWNGVMSQHMHGLTSADHVLTVLPLFHVGGLNVQTTPALHHGATITIHPRFTPDAAIAAFDRDRPTLTALVPTMIQALIDHPQWPTTDLSSLKAITTGSTMVPQQVIAGVVARGISALQVYGSTETCPIAIYTKLGGDLAREGSTGLPGLCCDAAIVDDTGDRLPAGTPGEIAVRGPNVFCEYWGNGQATREALRNGWYRTGDIGCCDADGYFWVQDRKRNLIISGGENIYPAEVERVLLEHPDVSECAVVGRPDPSWGEVPVAYVILRPGAQIEQQALTAHVQSQLARFKVPHEIIFTEDLPRTALGKIEHFILKAIQAGSRP is encoded by the coding sequence ATGGATCTTCCTACACTGATTGAGCGCAACGTGGCGTTCGCTCCGGACAAGCCGGCGATCCGCTTCGAGGGCACGATCTTGAGCTACGACGGATTCAATCGGCGCATCGAGCTGGTGGCGCGCTCTCTCAAAAGTCAGCTCGGCGTCGAAAAAGGTGATCGCGTTGCGATCCTGAGCCTTAATCGGCCTGACTATCTGGTACTGCTGTATGCCTGCGCGCGGCTTGGGGCAATCCTCGTGCCGTTGAACTGGCGGTTGGCTGTCACCGAGCAGCTCTTCATCCTGTCTGACGCTGGCGCCAAAGTACTGGTGCTCGAGCACGCTTTTGAGCCGATTCTATCGATTTTAGCGGAGAGACTGCCCTCGACCGCCGTCGTCGGTCTTGATTTCGCGCCGCGCTGCGGAAGCGGGTGGGATGAGCTGCTTGAAGGAGGTCGGGGCGATGGTCGCAATGCCCGCGCTGGCCTGCGCTGCCCGCTTCTGATTGTGTACACATCAGGCACGACGGGCCGGCCGAAAGGTGCCGTCCTGCGCCAGGAAGCATTACTGTGGAACGGGGTGATGAGCCAGCACATGCACGGCCTCACCTCAGCCGATCACGTCTTGACCGTGTTGCCGCTGTTCCACGTCGGCGGCCTCAACGTTCAGACCACACCAGCATTGCATCACGGCGCGACAATAACGATTCACCCACGGTTTACGCCGGACGCAGCAATTGCTGCATTTGACCGGGATCGACCTACGCTGACGGCGCTGGTACCTACCATGATTCAAGCGCTGATCGATCATCCTCAGTGGCCGACGACCGACCTGTCCTCGCTGAAGGCAATCACTACCGGTTCAACCATGGTCCCGCAGCAAGTTATCGCAGGTGTCGTGGCGCGCGGGATCTCGGCGTTGCAGGTTTATGGGTCTACGGAGACCTGCCCCATTGCGATCTACACAAAGCTCGGTGGCGATCTTGCCCGTGAGGGATCGACCGGCCTGCCCGGCCTGTGCTGCGACGCCGCGATCGTCGACGATACTGGCGACAGATTGCCGGCAGGGACTCCAGGCGAGATCGCGGTGCGAGGACCCAATGTGTTCTGCGAATACTGGGGCAATGGACAAGCAACGCGCGAGGCGCTGCGCAACGGTTGGTACCGCACGGGCGACATCGGTTGTTGCGATGCGGACGGATATTTTTGGGTCCAGGATCGAAAACGAAATCTGATCATTTCCGGCGGAGAGAACATTTATCCGGCGGAAGTGGAGCGTGTACTCCTGGAGCACCCAGATGTCTCGGAATGCGCGGTCGTCGGACGGCCAGATCCGAGTTGGGGCGAGGTGCCGGTGGCCTATGTGATTCTGCGTCCGGGGGCTCAGATTGAACAACAAGCGCTGACGGCGCACGTGCAGTCGCAACTCGCCCGCTTCAAAGTGCCTCACGAGATTATCTTTACGGAAGATTTGCCTCGAACGGCGTTGGGTAAGATCGAGCATTTTATCCTGAAAGCAATTCAAGCGGGATCACGCCCCTAG